A region of Astyanax mexicanus isolate ESR-SI-001 chromosome 23, AstMex3_surface, whole genome shotgun sequence DNA encodes the following proteins:
- the LOC125787122 gene encoding proteoglycan 4-like, translating to MEDQQTTRENQEDDRREVKEPGPRPVAFMSRNTDFRFWTHHPVPNTQHHPNYHCSPHHPNYHCSPHHPNYHCSPHHPNYHCSPHHPNYHCSPHHPNYHCSPAPPCPKYPAPPCPKYPTPPELPLLPTPPSQIPCTTLSQIPCTTRITTAPHTTRITTAPHHHPVPNTPHPPVPNTLHHLNYHCSPHHPNYHCSPHHPNYHCSPHHPNYHCSPHHPNYHCSPHHPNYHCSPAPPCPKYPAPPCPKYPTPPELPLLPTPPSQIPCTTLSQIPCTTRITTAPHTTRITTAPHHHPVPNTPHPPVPNTLHHLNYHCSPAPPCPKYPAPPELPLLPSTTLSQIPSTTRITTAPQHHPVPNTRTTLSQIPRTPLSQIPCTTQITTAPHTTVPNTLHHPVPNTLHHPNYHCSPNHPNYHCSPPPPCPKYPAPPCPKYPAPPELPLLPSTTVPNTLHHPVPNTLHHPNYHCSPHHPNYHCSPPPPCPKYPAPPCPKYPAPPELPLLPSTTLSQIPAPPCSKYPAPPCPKYPAPPCPKYPAPPCPKYPAPPCPKYLTQPKLPLLPTPPCPKYPAPPCPKYPVQFNFRLSHC from the exons ATGGAGGATCAACAAACAACCAGAGAGAATCAG GAGGACGACAGGAGAGAAGTGAAGGAGCCCGGCCCTCGACCCGTCGCTTTCATGAGCCGAAATACTGATTTCAGGTTTTGGACG CACCACCCTGTCCCAAATACCCAGCACCACCCGAATTACCACTGCTCCCCGCACCACCCGAATTACCACTGCTCCCCGCACCACCCGAATTACCACTGCTCCCCGCACCACCCGAATTACCACTGCTCCCCACACCACCCGAATTACCACTGCTCCCCGCACCACCCGAATTACCACTGCTCCCCAGCACCACCCTGTCCCAAATACCCCGCACCCCCCTGTCCCAAATACCCTACACCACCTGAATTACCACTGCTCCCCACACCACCGTCCCAAATACCCTGCACCACCCTGTCCCAAATACCCTGCACCACCCGAATTACCACTGCTCCCCACACCACCCGAATTACCACTGCTCCCCACCACCACCCTGTCCCAAATACCCCGCACCCCCCTGTCCCAAATACCCTGCACCACCTGAATTACCACTGCTCCCCACACCACCCGAATTACCACTGCTCCCCGCACCACCCGAATTACCACTGCTCCCCGCACCACCCGAATTACCACTGCTCCCCACACCACCCGAATTACCACTGCTCCCCGCACCACCCGAATTACCACTGCTCCCCAGCACCACCCTGTCCCAAATACCCCGCACCCCCCTGTCCCAAATACCCTACACCACCTGAATTACCACTGCTCCCCACACCACCGTCCCAAATACCCTGCACCACCCTGTCCCAAATACCCTGCACCACCCGAATTACCACTGCTCCCCACACCACCCGAATTACCACTGCTCCCCACCACCACCCTGTCCCAAATACCCCGCACCCCCCTGTCCCAAATACCCTGCACCACCTGAATTACCACTGCTCCCCAGCACCACCCTGTCCCAAATACCCAGCACCACCCGAATTACCACTGCTCCCCAGCACCACCCTGTCCCAAATACCCAGCACCACCCGAATTACCACTGCTCCCCAGCACCACCCTGTCCCAAATACCCGCACCACCCTGTCCCAAATACCCCGCACCCCCCTGTCCCAAATACCCTGCACCACCCAAATTACCACTGCTCCCCACACCACCGTACCAAATACCCTGCACCACCCTGTCCCAAATACCCTGCACCACCCGAATTACCACTGCTCCCCAAACCACCCGAATTACCACTGCTCCCCACCACCACCCTGTCCCAAATACCCCGCACCCCCCTGTCCCAAATACCCTGCACCACCCGAATTACCACTGCTCCCCAGCACCACCGTCCCAAATACCCTGCACCACCCTGTCCCAAATACCCTGCACCACCCGAATTACCACTGCTCCCCACACCACCCGAATTACCACTGCTCCCCACCACCACCCTGTCCCAAATACCCCGCACCCCCCTGTCCCAAATACCCTGCACCACCCGAATTACCACTGCTCCCCAGCACCACCCTGTCCCAAATACCCGCACCACCCTGTTCCAAATACCCCGCACCCCCCTGTCCCAAATACCCTGCACCACCCTGTCCCAAATACCCCGCACCACCCTGTCCCAAATACCCCGCACCACCCTGTCCCAAATACCTTACACAACCCAAATTACCGCTTCTCCCCACACCACCCTGTCCCAAATACCCTGCACCACCCTGTCCCAAATACCCCGTCCAGTTTAATTTTAGGCTTAGTCACTGTTAA